A section of the Bacteroidales bacterium genome encodes:
- the dnaB gene encoding replicative DNA helicase: protein MADNKNKGYKSNFIEEALDYGKKPPQAVDLEEAVLGAVMLEKDAIVSVMDILAPESFYKEAHKKIYRAILDLSQNMQPIDILTVTEELRKKEELEEVGGPVYITQLTSKVATAAHIEYHARIIAQKYIQRELIRVASEIQSKAYDDSVDVNDLIDFSESQLFQVTESNIKKETSKLNVLIQQAIDQIEEASKKEDGLSGVPSGFTKLDRVTSGWQNSDLVIVAARPSMGKTAFTLTMARNMAVEHNRSVGIFSLEMSSLQLVNRLIISETQLSSEKIRNGNLTHKEWEQLEHKIKSLVNAPIYIDDTPAISVFELRSKCRRLKDQYNVEAIFVDYLQLMSGSSDQRGNREQEVSVISRSLKGIAKELDIPIIALSQLNRSVELRSGEKRPQLSDLRESGAIEQDADMVLFIHRPERYGITEDAYGNSLIGIAEIILAKHRNGALADIHLKFREELAKFEELNEDSLGNIEDNDNSGSMIIGSRMNEEGNGQGNNGESSGLSSNTGFDEEAPF from the coding sequence ATGGCTGACAACAAAAATAAAGGATACAAATCAAATTTCATAGAGGAAGCTTTGGATTATGGGAAAAAGCCTCCGCAGGCCGTTGATCTGGAAGAGGCTGTTCTGGGGGCGGTCATGCTGGAAAAAGATGCCATTGTTTCGGTAATGGACATCCTGGCACCTGAGAGCTTCTATAAAGAGGCCCATAAGAAAATTTACCGTGCCATCCTGGATCTTTCCCAAAATATGCAGCCGATTGATATATTAACGGTGACTGAAGAGTTAAGGAAAAAAGAGGAACTGGAAGAAGTAGGCGGACCGGTTTATATAACCCAGCTTACCAGTAAAGTGGCTACTGCTGCACATATTGAATACCACGCCCGGATCATTGCCCAAAAATATATACAACGCGAATTGATACGGGTAGCCAGTGAAATACAGTCAAAAGCTTACGATGATTCGGTAGATGTAAACGATTTGATTGATTTTTCAGAATCTCAGCTTTTTCAGGTTACCGAATCCAATATAAAGAAAGAAACTTCCAAGCTTAATGTGCTGATCCAGCAAGCTATTGATCAGATAGAAGAGGCATCAAAAAAAGAAGATGGGTTGAGCGGAGTCCCTTCCGGTTTTACAAAGTTGGACCGCGTGACATCCGGTTGGCAAAATTCGGATTTGGTAATTGTTGCCGCCAGGCCCTCTATGGGAAAAACTGCTTTTACCCTCACTATGGCAAGAAATATGGCTGTGGAACACAATAGATCTGTGGGGATATTTTCCCTGGAGATGAGTTCTCTGCAGTTGGTAAATCGTTTGATAATCAGCGAAACGCAGTTGTCTTCTGAAAAAATTCGCAATGGCAATCTCACCCATAAGGAATGGGAACAATTGGAGCATAAAATTAAAAGCCTGGTAAATGCACCCATTTACATTGATGATACACCGGCCATTTCCGTTTTTGAGCTCCGTTCCAAGTGCCGGCGCCTGAAAGATCAATACAATGTGGAGGCAATTTTTGTGGACTATCTTCAATTAATGAGCGGTTCATCCGATCAGCGGGGAAACAGGGAGCAGGAAGTCAGTGTCATATCCCGTTCGTTAAAGGGAATTGCCAAGGAATTGGATATTCCCATTATTGCTTTGTCCCAGCTTAACCGTTCGGTAGAATTACGTTCGGGCGAAAAACGGCCCCAGCTTTCTGATTTACGTGAATCGGGAGCCATTGAGCAAGATGCGGATATGGTATTGTTTATCCATCGCCCTGAGAGATATGGGATCACAGAAGATGCTTACGGAAATTCACTGATTGGTATTGCTGAGATCATTTTGGCCAAGCACCGAAATGGTGCTCTGGCAGATATCCATCTTAAGTTCAGGGAAGAACTGGCCAAATTTGAAGAACTTAATGAAGATTCCCTTGGCAATATCGAAGACAACGACAATTCAGGTTCTATGATCATTGGTTCGAGAATGAACGAAGAGGGCAATGGACAGGGGAATAATGGAGAATCTTCTGGCCTGAGCAGCAATACCGGCTTTGATGAGGAGGCACCTTTTTAG
- a CDS encoding UDP-N-acetylmuramoyl-tripeptide--D-alanyl-D-alanine ligase, protein MQIRKIYKQFLSCSTITMDSRDVPPQSLFFALKGENFNGNRFAGEALSKGARYALVDEEQYARDDRFILVNDVLQTMQELATYHREQLKVQVIGITGTNGKTTTKALIKQILARTYNTIATEKNYNNHIGLPFTLLKMNAEHQIAVLEMGANHPGEIKFLCEIAKPDFGLITNIGKAHLEGFGSYEGVIRTKNEMYEYVDSNNGTIFYNSDNELLKDLLKNKTCRKIDYGTSDNAYCTGKIVSSDPYITFRVKGLPLIRSNLIGNYNFENLLAGVCLGKYFKVPPEQISEAVAGYTPDNNRSQVIQKASNEIILDAYNANPTSMKAAINNFSQLQRKNKALILGDMFELGEFSDEEHQNIISLVNRHSFSAVFYIGPVFRANAGSNHYTFHTTPDFIEWLKGNPLKNFTILIKGSRGMALEEIISYLE, encoded by the coding sequence ATGCAGATAAGGAAAATATATAAACAATTCCTCTCCTGTTCCACTATAACGATGGACAGCAGAGATGTACCACCCCAATCCCTTTTCTTTGCCTTAAAAGGGGAAAACTTCAATGGGAACCGCTTTGCCGGAGAAGCCCTCAGCAAGGGAGCCCGATATGCCCTGGTTGACGAAGAACAGTATGCCCGGGATGACCGGTTTATACTGGTAAATGATGTACTCCAAACCATGCAGGAACTTGCTACCTATCACCGGGAGCAGCTAAAGGTTCAGGTTATAGGAATTACCGGGACCAATGGAAAAACTACCACCAAAGCGCTAATTAAGCAAATACTGGCCAGAACATACAATACCATTGCCACCGAGAAAAATTATAACAACCACATCGGCTTACCGTTTACTTTGCTTAAAATGAATGCCGAACACCAAATAGCAGTGCTTGAAATGGGTGCCAACCACCCCGGTGAGATTAAATTCCTCTGTGAAATAGCCAAACCTGATTTCGGCCTGATTACCAATATTGGGAAGGCCCATCTTGAAGGTTTCGGATCATACGAGGGAGTGATCAGAACGAAAAATGAAATGTATGAATACGTGGATTCCAATAACGGAACCATATTTTATAATTCAGACAATGAGCTGCTGAAGGACCTGTTAAAAAATAAAACATGCAGGAAAATTGACTACGGAACCTCCGATAACGCTTATTGCACAGGTAAAATCGTGAGCTCAGATCCTTATATCACGTTTCGTGTAAAAGGTCTTCCGCTTATCCGGTCAAATCTGATCGGCAACTATAACTTTGAAAACCTTCTGGCAGGGGTTTGCCTGGGAAAATATTTTAAGGTTCCGCCGGAACAAATATCCGAGGCTGTGGCCGGTTATACACCTGATAACAACCGGTCGCAGGTAATTCAAAAAGCATCAAACGAAATTATCCTTGATGCTTACAATGCCAATCCTACAAGTATGAAAGCGGCCATCAACAATTTCTCCCAACTTCAAAGAAAAAACAAAGCCTTGATTTTGGGCGATATGTTTGAGCTTGGGGAATTCAGTGATGAAGAACACCAAAACATCATCTCCCTGGTAAACAGACACTCCTTCTCTGCTGTATTTTATATCGGACCTGTTTTTAGGGCAAATGCCGGGAGCAATCATTACACCTTCCATACTACGCCGGATTTTATTGAATGGTTGAAAGGAAATCCGTTGAAAAACTTTACCATTCTGATCAAAGGATCAAGAGGAATGGCACTGGAAGAGATTATCAGTTATTTGGAATGA
- a CDS encoding 4-(cytidine 5'-diphospho)-2-C-methyl-D-erythritol kinase, with protein MIFFPNAKINIGIYITDKRNDGYHNLETIFYPLSLTDILEIQKQKTNQRIFNNTGIRLPVSAKQNLCYRAYQLMQQQHSIPEVDFHLHKIIPYGAGLGGGSSDASFTLKALNQLFRLNLKDDKLKNMAEQIGSDCPFFIDNKPSIAWEKGNKTEPIHLSIKGLHLLLVIPDIQIDTQTAYKGIKPRKREKSLKEVVLNEPVENWNDKVTNDFEGHILKAYPLLKQIKHILAEMGAVFTSLSGSGSAIYGLFREKPTPENELRYHFTWIEQLKY; from the coding sequence ATGATATTTTTTCCCAATGCAAAAATCAATATAGGGATATATATAACCGATAAACGCAATGATGGATACCACAACCTGGAAACCATTTTCTATCCCCTCTCACTGACAGATATTCTGGAAATTCAAAAACAAAAGACAAACCAAAGGATATTCAACAATACGGGCATCCGGTTACCCGTGTCTGCTAAGCAAAATCTTTGCTACCGGGCCTATCAGCTAATGCAGCAACAGCATTCCATACCGGAAGTCGATTTTCACCTGCATAAAATCATACCTTATGGCGCAGGACTGGGTGGGGGATCATCCGATGCCTCTTTCACCCTTAAAGCATTGAATCAATTATTCCGGTTAAATTTAAAGGATGATAAGCTAAAGAATATGGCAGAACAAATTGGCAGTGACTGTCCTTTCTTTATTGATAACAAACCTTCTATTGCATGGGAGAAAGGCAACAAAACGGAGCCGATACATCTGTCAATAAAAGGGCTTCATCTTTTGCTGGTAATCCCCGACATTCAAATTGATACCCAAACGGCCTACAAGGGCATCAAACCCCGCAAAAGAGAGAAATCTCTGAAAGAGGTGGTTTTAAATGAACCGGTGGAAAACTGGAATGATAAGGTTACCAATGATTTTGAAGGTCATATCCTGAAAGCCTATCCTTTATTAAAACAAATCAAACACATCCTGGCTGAAATGGGCGCTGTATTTACATCACTTTCAGGCAGCGGATCGGCCATATATGGTTTATTTAGAGAAAAGCCCACCCCGGAAAACGAATTAAGGTATCATTTTACCTGGATTGAGCAACTTAAGTATTAG
- a CDS encoding response regulator, translating into MIKRKATQNDNHSEKPVNWQDKTILIVEDDPLSIRFLNTILKETGANLLVARSGREALDMVMQHDHLDLILMDVQLPVMSGHEVTSQIRENGCNIPIIAQTAHAMAEDRAKCLQSGCSDYITKPIDIELLIEKISKYFQE; encoded by the coding sequence ATGATCAAACGAAAAGCAACCCAAAACGATAATCATTCCGAGAAACCTGTCAATTGGCAGGACAAAACCATTCTTATTGTCGAGGATGATCCTTTGAGTATAAGGTTTTTGAATACTATATTGAAGGAAACAGGCGCCAATCTGTTGGTGGCAAGAAGTGGCAGGGAAGCTTTGGATATGGTGATGCAGCATGATCACCTGGATTTAATATTAATGGATGTTCAACTGCCTGTTATGAGCGGACATGAAGTTACTTCGCAGATAAGGGAAAATGGCTGCAACATTCCCATAATTGCCCAAACAGCACATGCTATGGCAGAAGATAGGGCAAAGTGCCTCCAAAGCGGATGTTCGGATTATATTACTAAGCCCATTGATATAGAGCTTCTGATCGAAAAGATCAGCAAATACTTCCAAGAATAA
- a CDS encoding YjjG family noncanonical pyrimidine nucleotidase, translating to MRSYKHIFFDLDRTLWDFETNAKEAFKEIFDLYKLSRIFQDFETFHSVYNKHNGKLWEKFRNGDITKKDLKYRRFYLTLKEYGKDDLKLAKQLGEEYMKISARKTRLLPHSHEVLSYLQDKYFLYIITNGFHEAQLKKIENSDLRKYFEKIITSDSAGVQKPHGQIFRHALKQANARTEEAIMVGDDIEGDIKGARDIGLDQVFFNPEGKTHYLEPTFEIRSLIELKTIF from the coding sequence ATGCGCAGTTACAAACATATATTTTTTGACCTGGACCGGACCCTCTGGGATTTTGAAACCAATGCAAAAGAAGCATTTAAGGAGATCTTTGACCTTTATAAGCTATCTCGAATATTTCAGGATTTTGAAACTTTCCATTCGGTGTACAACAAACACAACGGCAAACTATGGGAAAAATTCCGTAACGGCGATATCACAAAAAAAGACCTGAAGTATAGAAGATTTTATCTCACACTGAAGGAATACGGAAAGGACGACCTGAAGCTGGCCAAACAGCTTGGTGAAGAATATATGAAAATCAGCGCCCGCAAGACCCGCCTTTTACCCCATTCTCACGAAGTGTTATCCTATTTACAGGACAAATATTTTCTTTATATTATCACAAACGGTTTTCATGAAGCACAGCTAAAAAAAATTGAGAACAGTGATCTTCGAAAATATTTTGAGAAAATTATAACTTCAGATTCAGCCGGAGTTCAGAAACCTCACGGGCAGATTTTTCGGCATGCCCTAAAACAAGCCAATGCACGAACAGAAGAAGCCATCATGGTTGGTGACGATATTGAGGGAGATATTAAAGGAGCACGAGATATTGGGCTTGATCAGGTCTTCTTCAATCCTGAAGGCAAAACCCATTATCTTGAACCTACTTTTGAGATCCGGTCGTTGATAGAACTGAAGACCATCTTTTGA